A region of the Curvibacter sp. AEP1-3 genome:
GCTGGTAGATCTTGCCGTGCAGGCCGGCAATTTTGGCCGACACTGCCTGCCGCAAGGCCGGCACACCGGTCATGGGAGGGTACTGGTTGTGCCCCGCCTGCATGGCAGATGTCACTGCATCAACTAGTTTGGGGTCACACGCAAAGTCTGGAAAGCCTTGACCGAGATTGACCGCCTTGTGTTCGGCGGCGAGCGCCGACATGACGGTAAAGATGGTCGTGCCCACATTCGGCAGGCGGCTGGTGAACGAGGGTGTAATCGCAGTGGTCATGATTTCACAGCTCATAGTCGTTGACATGGCCTTCCATGGCCTTGGCGATCAGGGCGCGGTTCAGGCGGCTGCTGAGCAACTCGGCAAAAGTGAACACGAAGTTGCGCAGGTAAGCACTTCGCTTGAAGGCCACGCGCGTGACGTTCTGGCCGAACAGGTAGCCGGCAGGCCGTACCACCAAGCCGCCGCGGGCACCGTTATTCTCCATGTCTTCCACCACATCGGTCACCGCCATTTCGGCGGCAATGCCGATGCCCAGGCCCAGGCGCACATAGGTCTTGATCACGTCGGAGTCGATGGCTTCCAGCGATATGCGGGGCTCCAGCTTACGGGCTTCAAAGGCTTGATCGATCTTGGTGCGGCCAGTGAAAGACGGGTGGTAGGTGATCAGCGGCTCTGCGGCTACGTCTTCCAGGGTGACGCGTTCCTTCTGGGCCAGCGGGTGGTCCGTGGGCAGCACCAACACGTGTTGCCATTCGTAGCAGGGCAGGGTCACCAGCTCGGTGTAGTTGGAGAGCGATTCGGTGGCGATGCCGATTTCGGCCACATCGTCGATCAGCATGCGCGCCACCTGGTCCGGGGCCCCTTGGTGCAGGCTGACGTTCACTTTGGGAAAGGCGGTGCGCAACTGGGCCACTTTCTCGGGCAGCACATAGCGCGCCTGGGTGTGGGTGGTGGCGATCGACAAGGTGCCGCTGTCCTGGGAGCTGTACTGCTCGCCGATGCGTTTGAGGTTGTTGACCTCGCGCAGGATCAGTTCAATGCTTTTGAGCACATGTTGACCGGGTTCGGTGATGCGCTTGAGGCGCTTGCCGTGCCGGGCGAATATGTCTATGCCCAGCTCTTCCTCCAGCTCAATGATCGCTTTGGACACCCCCGGTTGCGAGGTATGCAGCGCCTTGGCGGCTTCGGTGAGGTTGAGGTTGCGTCGCGCAGCTTCTTGAACGAAGCGGAATTGGTGGAGGTTCATATCGAATTCCAACTAAAGATGGAATTCATTATGCCTCAGGGGTATTGCTTCAAGCCGGGCTGAGCGCTATTTTTGCCAGCATGTCCAGAAGGCGCGAATCTTCACCCACTGCGGCCTGCAAGTGAAAGGTCACTGTTGGATGTTGCGCCTTCAGTTGCACCACCAGTTCCGGCAAATCTTCTCGTGCATGGCGCCCCACACCCAGGAACATGGGAACGATGGTGATTTGATTCACCTCCTTGGCGACCAGCCTAGATACCGTGTCCGGCAGGTCCGGCTGGCTGAGTTCCAGGTAGGCACAGGTGACTTCCACATTGGCAGACTGCGCGCGTATGCGCTCAGCTACCGCCTCCATGGGTTTGTGCCAAAGAGGGTCGCGGGAGCCATGCGCAAACAGCACGATGGCGTTGCGGGGAGAGGAACTTGTCATCGTCGGAGTACCAGCCAGGTGAAGGCAGCAAGGGAGAAGAAGGAGTAAATCAAACCCGGGAGCGCCGCCGTAATCCACGGCTGCCAGCCCTGCAGGTTGCCCAGGTCATTGAGCACGTTGTTCAACAGCACAAAGCTGATGCCCGCCATCACGCCGCCAAAGGTGTAGCCCGCTATGCTGCCGGAGCGGAAATGCAGGTACGCAAAGGGGAGCGACAAGACCACCATCACCAAGCAGCTCAGCGGATAGAACACCTTTTTCCAGAACTGGATTTCGTACTTCTGCGCACTTTGGCCGTTGGCGTTGAGGTGGCGGATGTATTGGAAGAGATCAATAGTGCCCATGCGTTCGGGGCGAAGCACGGCTGCAGCCACCATTTCAGCGCTGATTTGGGTAGGCCAGCGGAAGATCTCAAAAGCCACCCGGTCTACCTTGGAGACCTGGTCGGGCCCGCTGGTGAATTCGGTGCGCACACCCTGCGTCAGCATCCACGATTCGTCATCGCCGAAGGTGCCGGCTTTGGCTTCCGTCAAGGACACCACTTTGCCTTGGTTGTCGAATTCATAGACGCGTACATCTTTCAACGTCGCGTCAGACGACAGCGCCCCCACATTGACCGAGTAACTGCCATACGCCTGCCGCTCTTTGAGCCAAGCACCCGTCTTGCCGACACTGATCTTTCCCTGAAAACGGGACTTCAGCAGTTGCGCAGTTTTGTCAGCCAAGGGGGCGACATAGTCGCCAACTGCAAAAGTGAACAGGACAAAGCCCAAGCCCAGCGCGAGCAAGGTGCGCAGTGCCCGCCAAGGGCCGAGGCCACTGGTGCGCAGAATGGTGAATTCCGAGCTGCGCGCCAAGCGTGCCATCACAAAAATCGTCCCGATCAATACCGTGATGGGAAAGAGTTCATACACGTGGGCAGGAATCATCAGCGCAACATAGATAAGCGCCTGGGGAACCTGGTAGCCGCTGGAAGCAATGCGGCTGACAGACTGCAATTCTTCGACTACGTCAAAGAAAAAGAACAGCGCCATGAAGCCCAGTGTCACCAAGGTCACTGCGGTAATGACCTCCCCGTACAGGAGTTTGCGCAGTGTCTTCATGAGTGGCACCCGGCAACCGTTTTTCGGCGGGGCAGGCGCAGGGTCCAGTGGTTGTGCCGTTTGGCAAGCCACAACATGGAAAGCAGAAAAACGCCGCCGTGCAACTGGAGCAGCATGGGAATGAGCTCCGCCTTACCGTTCTCCACCCAATTCTTGCCAAGCACCAACAGGTTGAAATACACCACAAACGCCAGAAACGCGAAGATGAGGTTGGTGCTGCGTCCGGCTCGCGGATTTGCTCCGGCGGCCGCTAAACCGATCCAGATCAGGTTGAAAGCGGCCAGTGCCAAACCGGCACGCCAAGACAATTCCCCCATGTGCAAGGCCGAAGGCGTTTGCACGAGCTCCAGCGTGGTCTTCGCGTTGGAGGGCGCATAGTCCCGCGCTGAGTTGTCATCGGCGCCGACCCTGGCTCCGTAGCGCTCGAAAGTGCTCAGGGTCATGTCGTTCTTGCCGGAACTTCGCTCCAAGCGCTGACCGTTTTGCAACACCAGAAATTTGTCGCCGTTCATCACTTCCACAGTGCCCGATCGAGCGCTCGTAATGGTTTCCTTGTTGCCCTCATGGGTGGCAATGAAGACGTTCTTGCCGGTCTGCTGGCCTTTGCTGTCTTTCTCGATAAAGAAAACCCGGTCGCCATTGCCGGACTCCTGAAACTGGCCGGGTTCAATGCGGGCGATGTCTCCACGCTTGTCGTACTTGTCCCGCAGATCTTCAATCTTGCTGAAAGACCAAGGCAGGATCAAAAAAGCCAAAGCAAGGATCACGACCAATACGGGCCAGGCAA
Encoded here:
- a CDS encoding CysB family HTH-type transcriptional regulator, giving the protein MNLHQFRFVQEAARRNLNLTEAAKALHTSQPGVSKAIIELEEELGIDIFARHGKRLKRITEPGQHVLKSIELILREVNNLKRIGEQYSSQDSGTLSIATTHTQARYVLPEKVAQLRTAFPKVNVSLHQGAPDQVARMLIDDVAEIGIATESLSNYTELVTLPCYEWQHVLVLPTDHPLAQKERVTLEDVAAEPLITYHPSFTGRTKIDQAFEARKLEPRISLEAIDSDVIKTYVRLGLGIGIAAEMAVTDVVEDMENNGARGGLVVRPAGYLFGQNVTRVAFKRSAYLRNFVFTFAELLSSRLNRALIAKAMEGHVNDYEL
- the lptG gene encoding LPS export ABC transporter permease LptG: MKTLRKLLYGEVITAVTLVTLGFMALFFFFDVVEELQSVSRIASSGYQVPQALIYVALMIPAHVYELFPITVLIGTIFVMARLARSSEFTILRTSGLGPWRALRTLLALGLGFVLFTFAVGDYVAPLADKTAQLLKSRFQGKISVGKTGAWLKERQAYGSYSVNVGALSSDATLKDVRVYEFDNQGKVVSLTEAKAGTFGDDESWMLTQGVRTEFTSGPDQVSKVDRVAFEIFRWPTQISAEMVAAAVLRPERMGTIDLFQYIRHLNANGQSAQKYEIQFWKKVFYPLSCLVMVVLSLPFAYLHFRSGSIAGYTFGGVMAGISFVLLNNVLNDLGNLQGWQPWITAALPGLIYSFFSLAAFTWLVLRR
- a CDS encoding sirohydrochlorin chelatase; this translates as MTSSSPRNAIVLFAHGSRDPLWHKPMEAVAERIRAQSANVEVTCAYLELSQPDLPDTVSRLVAKEVNQITIVPMFLGVGRHAREDLPELVVQLKAQHPTVTFHLQAAVGEDSRLLDMLAKIALSPA
- the lptF gene encoding LPS export ABC transporter permease LptF; its protein translation is MLFHSSIRKELGRSFGATLVVLVTVVMTMTLLRTLGEASRGTFNPADVLIIMGYTVLSDMPTILSMSLFISVLSVVTRMYRDSEMVIWFGSGRGLLGLVRPLMRFAWPVLVVILALAFLILPWSFSKIEDLRDKYDKRGDIARIEPGQFQESGNGDRVFFIEKDSKGQQTGKNVFIATHEGNKETITSARSGTVEVMNGDKFLVLQNGQRLERSSGKNDMTLSTFERYGARVGADDNSARDYAPSNAKTTLELVQTPSALHMGELSWRAGLALAAFNLIWIGLAAAGANPRAGRSTNLIFAFLAFVVYFNLLVLGKNWVENGKAELIPMLLQLHGGVFLLSMLWLAKRHNHWTLRLPRRKTVAGCHS